A DNA window from Fodinibius sp. Rm-B-1B1-1 contains the following coding sequences:
- a CDS encoding endonuclease/exonuclease/phosphatase family protein, protein MRNSALLCLGIFLLSAFSEVIAQDTLKVVSYNIFNAQHPDNRGESTLADITDFISEVDPDFVALQEVDSATHRLAKLNGGRYFSLADSLAKRTEMHATFGKALDFDGGGYGIAVLSRKPINTQKVQLPNPKAGEPRVLLTAKFSADSGNSLVFAATHFDHQYQENRLQQVEAIHKLLREKKELPVILAGDFNFEPSSEEYDMMQEYWRDTAIEAVNAPAFTYPANDPARRIDYVFVSPSQRWEVLSHRTPNLPYSDHLPVVTRLVLHK, encoded by the coding sequence TTGAGGAATAGTGCTCTCCTGTGTTTGGGGATATTCTTGCTATCCGCCTTTTCAGAGGTTATTGCACAGGATACGTTAAAAGTTGTTTCTTACAATATTTTCAATGCCCAGCATCCCGACAACAGGGGAGAAAGTACCTTGGCTGATATTACCGATTTTATCTCAGAAGTAGATCCTGATTTTGTAGCCCTGCAAGAAGTGGATAGCGCTACGCACCGCCTTGCAAAACTAAATGGGGGACGCTATTTCAGTTTGGCAGATAGCCTGGCTAAGCGTACCGAAATGCATGCCACTTTTGGTAAGGCGCTCGATTTTGATGGAGGAGGGTACGGCATTGCGGTGTTGAGTCGCAAGCCTATAAACACTCAAAAAGTTCAGCTGCCCAACCCCAAAGCCGGAGAACCTCGCGTACTGCTTACCGCTAAATTTAGTGCCGATTCAGGAAACTCTCTCGTTTTTGCTGCCACTCATTTCGATCATCAGTATCAAGAGAATCGTCTGCAGCAGGTAGAAGCTATCCATAAACTTCTCCGGGAAAAGAAAGAATTACCGGTAATCTTGGCCGGGGATTTTAACTTTGAGCCGAGCTCTGAGGAGTATGACATGATGCAGGAATATTGGAGGGATACCGCTATAGAGGCAGTGAACGCCCCGGCTTTTACCTATCCTGCTAACGATCCGGCCCGTCGCATTGATTACGTTTTTGTCTCACCTTCTCAACGATGGGAGGTACTGTCACACCGAACGCCTAACCTGCCTTATTCCGATCATCTGCCGGTTGTAACGCGCTTAGTCTTACATAAATAG
- a CDS encoding sodium:solute symporter family protein, with protein sequence MLLEPIDWAIIGAYLVFSLIIGVWVMRKAGKNSEQFFAAGKNMPWWLLGISMVATTFSTDTPNLVSNIVRTDGVVGNWVWWAFLLTGMLTVFVYANLWKRSGVLTDVEFYELRYSGKMAAFLRGFRAIYLGFIFNVVVIATVSLAAIKISGVLMGLSPVQTVVIAGAVTVVYSSLGGLRGVLLTDFFQFFLAIGGSLIAAYVALDHPQVGGLEGLLSHKEVVSQLNILPDFSDPSQAIGIFLIPLLVQWWSVYYPGAEPGGGGYIAQRMFAAKDENNSIAAVFFFNAAHYALRPWPWIIVGLASIIVFPDVASMQEAFPDAANVADDDMGYPAMLTFIPTGWLGLVVASLTAAYMSTISTHLNWGSSYLVNDFYKRFIRPESSEKELVQVGRISTVVLMIVAGALALALQNALESFQIILQIGAGTGLLFILRWFWWRINAGSEIAAMFIAFAVALYFQFAHAHTGLPEVTGWEELIIGVIVTTIGWLAVTFATRPTDKETLINFCKVARPGGPGWQKVIEQARDEGKDTEPLEDEAWRVPQGLLCMVLACIAVYGALFATGYWIYGKWVLASVITMVALTASVLLYKAWRKLIKIQPDEELFKEEGQIEE encoded by the coding sequence ATGCTCCTTGAACCCATTGATTGGGCCATTATTGGTGCCTATTTAGTGTTTTCTTTGATCATCGGTGTGTGGGTAATGCGCAAAGCCGGTAAGAACTCAGAGCAGTTTTTTGCAGCGGGTAAAAATATGCCGTGGTGGCTGTTGGGAATTTCAATGGTAGCGACCACCTTTTCTACAGATACCCCAAACTTGGTATCCAACATTGTTCGTACAGATGGTGTTGTTGGTAACTGGGTCTGGTGGGCTTTTTTGCTTACGGGAATGCTCACCGTATTTGTATACGCCAATCTTTGGAAGCGATCTGGAGTACTTACGGACGTAGAGTTTTATGAGCTTCGCTACAGCGGTAAGATGGCAGCATTTCTGCGTGGATTTCGCGCTATATATCTTGGCTTTATTTTCAACGTCGTGGTGATAGCCACGGTATCTCTTGCGGCTATTAAAATTAGCGGTGTGTTAATGGGATTATCGCCGGTGCAAACGGTCGTTATTGCAGGTGCAGTCACTGTGGTTTATAGTTCACTGGGTGGGCTGCGCGGAGTATTGCTCACAGATTTCTTCCAGTTTTTCTTGGCCATTGGAGGAAGTCTTATTGCTGCTTATGTAGCATTGGATCATCCCCAGGTCGGTGGACTTGAAGGACTGCTTTCTCACAAAGAAGTAGTAAGTCAGCTTAATATTCTGCCTGATTTTTCTGATCCATCGCAAGCTATCGGTATTTTTCTGATTCCGCTGCTGGTACAGTGGTGGAGCGTTTATTATCCCGGCGCAGAACCCGGGGGCGGGGGATATATTGCTCAGCGTATGTTTGCAGCCAAGGATGAAAACAACTCCATTGCAGCGGTCTTCTTTTTCAATGCTGCACACTACGCCCTGCGTCCATGGCCGTGGATTATAGTTGGGTTAGCTTCTATCATTGTTTTCCCTGATGTGGCTTCTATGCAGGAGGCTTTTCCGGATGCTGCAAATGTAGCCGATGATGACATGGGATATCCGGCCATGCTCACTTTTATCCCCACAGGATGGCTTGGATTGGTCGTAGCTTCACTAACAGCAGCTTATATGTCAACGATTTCAACCCACTTAAACTGGGGATCTTCGTATCTGGTTAATGATTTTTATAAGCGATTTATTCGTCCCGAAAGTTCTGAAAAGGAACTGGTTCAGGTGGGAAGAATTTCAACGGTTGTACTGATGATTGTAGCCGGTGCACTGGCACTGGCGTTGCAAAATGCGTTGGAAAGTTTTCAGATTATCCTGCAGATTGGAGCGGGCACGGGCTTGTTGTTTATCCTGCGCTGGTTCTGGTGGCGCATTAATGCGGGAAGCGAAATTGCGGCCATGTTTATAGCATTTGCCGTGGCACTCTATTTTCAGTTTGCGCATGCTCATACAGGGTTGCCTGAAGTTACTGGTTGGGAAGAATTAATTATCGGGGTGATTGTCACGACTATTGGTTGGCTGGCTGTTACCTTTGCTACGCGTCCCACCGATAAAGAAACGCTTATTAACTTTTGTAAGGTGGCTCGTCCCGGCGGACCCGGTTGGCAAAAAGTTATTGAGCAAGCTCGTGATGAAGGGAAAGATACCGAGCCGCTCGAAGATGAAGCCTGGCGCGTTCCCCAGGGTCTGCTTTGTATGGTGTTAGCCTGTATTGCCGTGTACGGCGCGCTCTTTGCCACCGGCTACTGGATTTATGGCAAGTGGGTGTTGGCTTCTGTTATTACTATGGTAGCACTTACGGCATCTGTGCTGCTCTACAAGGCGTGGCGCAAACTGATTAAAATTCAGCCGGATGAAGAACTTTTCAAAGAAGAGGGGCAGATTGAGGAATAG
- the groES gene encoding co-chaperone GroES, whose translation MAKSKIKPLSDRVLVQPAPAEEKTESGIIIPDSAKEKPQEGTVVAAGPGKVENGNKIDMSVAEGDKVLYGKYSGTEVTLDGEEYLIMRESDILGIVD comes from the coding sequence ATGGCTAAATCTAAAATTAAACCGTTAAGCGATCGTGTTCTGGTTCAGCCAGCACCTGCGGAAGAGAAGACTGAATCTGGAATCATTATTCCTGATTCTGCAAAAGAAAAACCTCAGGAAGGAACTGTAGTTGCTGCAGGTCCTGGCAAGGTAGAAAACGGTAACAAGATTGATATGTCGGTAGCAGAAGGCGACAAAGTGCTTTATGGAAAGTATTCTGGCACTGAAGTTACGCTGGATGGCGAAGAGTATCTGATTATGCGAGAATCCGACATTCTTGGAATCGTTGACTAA
- a CDS encoding alanine dehydrogenase, producing MDINPLETEQIGIQTLEKRLMKSESNISLKIGVPKEVSNDERRLCLTPGGVSVLTANGHEVFVEQDAGEEANFTDDEFADAGAEIAFNIDEVYQKSDMIVKVAPPSKSELELLEQDQTLLSALHLGNATEEFIDLLIQKNITAIGFEFIKGDDKEFPIVRMMHEITGSMSVQIGAHYLEKNEGGQGIMLGGISGIPPATVLILGAGITAEYAARTALGYGAQVFVMDNDLARLRHLENALDRRIITATANYQYLSSAIQSADVVIGAAMFEGERAPCLVTDPMVTSMKPGSVIVDTVIDQGGCIATSRSTTHSKPTFIKHDVIHYCVPNIPSNVARTATYALNNVIVPYLLAIGDAGGIRECLWTNTALRNGTYVYKKHLTKKSLSKIFDMPYREIEMLIASQI from the coding sequence ATGGATATTAATCCCCTGGAAACAGAACAAATTGGCATTCAGACGCTGGAAAAACGGCTGATGAAATCGGAATCCAATATTTCCTTAAAGATAGGGGTCCCAAAGGAAGTCTCCAACGACGAACGACGATTATGTTTAACGCCGGGAGGAGTATCCGTATTAACAGCCAATGGTCACGAGGTTTTTGTTGAACAAGATGCCGGAGAAGAAGCAAATTTTACGGATGATGAATTTGCCGATGCCGGTGCTGAAATAGCCTTTAATATTGATGAAGTCTATCAGAAATCAGATATGATCGTTAAAGTAGCTCCACCTTCAAAATCAGAACTGGAGCTTCTCGAGCAGGATCAAACATTACTTTCTGCGCTGCATCTCGGCAACGCTACAGAAGAATTTATTGATCTCCTGATCCAAAAAAATATCACTGCTATTGGCTTTGAATTTATTAAAGGTGATGACAAAGAGTTCCCCATTGTGCGCATGATGCACGAGATTACCGGATCAATGTCGGTACAAATTGGGGCCCACTATCTCGAGAAAAATGAAGGTGGCCAGGGTATTATGCTTGGAGGTATTTCGGGCATCCCTCCGGCTACGGTACTCATTTTGGGAGCTGGTATCACGGCCGAATATGCAGCACGCACAGCCCTCGGATATGGCGCACAGGTTTTTGTAATGGATAATGACTTGGCGCGACTCCGTCATCTCGAAAATGCCCTCGACCGTCGCATCATCACGGCTACTGCAAACTATCAATACTTATCGTCGGCAATCCAATCGGCCGATGTTGTTATTGGGGCTGCTATGTTCGAAGGCGAACGTGCCCCGTGCCTGGTTACTGACCCCATGGTAACCTCCATGAAACCGGGTAGTGTTATTGTTGATACGGTGATAGATCAGGGGGGATGTATTGCTACCAGCCGGTCCACAACACACTCCAAACCTACCTTCATAAAGCATGATGTTATTCATTACTGCGTGCCCAATATTCCATCTAATGTTGCTCGTACAGCAACCTATGCGTTGAACAATGTCATTGTCCCCTATCTGCTTGCGATTGGGGATGCTGGAGGAATCCGGGAATGTCTGTGGACCAACACAGCACTGCGCAACGGTACGTATGTCTATAAAAAACACCTCACCAAAAAGTCGCTTTCTAAAATATTCGATATGCCTTACCGCGAAATAGAGATGCTCATTGCCAGCCAAATTTAG
- a CDS encoding glycoside hydrolase family 43 protein produces MRKILLISIVFLCAAPLCAQDVETSGNPVFEGWYADPEGAVFGDKYWIFPTFSAPYAEQVFMDAFSSPDLVNWQKHERIIDTAAVAWADSAMWAPSIIQKDDKYFLFFAANDIQKDEQMGGIGIGVSDEPGGPYKDHLGEPLLGKFHNGAQPIDQFVFEDKDGQHYMIYGGWGHCNITKLNDDFTGFEPFEDGTVFKEITPEGYVEGSFMFTRNDKYYFMWSEGGWGGPDYRVAYAMADSPLGPFERIGVVLEQDSSVATGAGHHSVIEVPEKEEWYIVYHRRPLGETDANHRVTSIDKMTFDEDGYIEPVTITFEGVEQQRLEQDK; encoded by the coding sequence ATGAGAAAAATATTACTCATTAGTATAGTTTTTCTTTGTGCAGCTCCATTGTGTGCTCAGGATGTTGAAACTTCCGGCAACCCGGTATTTGAGGGGTGGTATGCCGATCCCGAGGGCGCTGTGTTTGGTGATAAGTACTGGATCTTTCCCACCTTTTCGGCTCCTTATGCGGAGCAGGTTTTTATGGATGCCTTCTCGTCTCCGGATCTGGTTAACTGGCAGAAGCATGAACGAATTATTGATACGGCTGCCGTGGCCTGGGCTGACAGTGCCATGTGGGCGCCGTCAATTATCCAGAAAGATGATAAGTATTTTCTCTTTTTTGCCGCAAATGATATTCAAAAAGATGAGCAGATGGGGGGAATAGGTATTGGGGTTTCGGATGAACCCGGAGGCCCCTATAAAGATCACCTGGGAGAACCGTTGCTGGGCAAATTTCATAATGGTGCGCAACCCATCGATCAGTTTGTGTTTGAGGATAAGGACGGGCAGCACTACATGATTTATGGGGGATGGGGCCACTGCAACATCACAAAACTCAATGATGATTTTACGGGTTTTGAACCTTTTGAGGATGGTACGGTATTTAAGGAAATAACACCGGAAGGATATGTGGAAGGATCGTTTATGTTTACCCGAAACGATAAATACTACTTTATGTGGTCCGAAGGCGGGTGGGGTGGTCCCGATTACCGCGTAGCCTATGCCATGGCCGATTCGCCACTGGGGCCTTTCGAGCGTATTGGTGTGGTGCTCGAGCAAGATTCATCGGTAGCTACCGGTGCCGGACATCATTCCGTAATTGAAGTGCCAGAGAAAGAGGAATGGTATATTGTTTATCATCGCCGGCCGCTGGGTGAAACAGATGCCAACCACCGGGTAACCAGTATCGATAAGATGACCTTCGATGAAGATGGGTATATTGAACCGGTAACTATTACG
- the groL gene encoding chaperonin GroEL (60 kDa chaperone family; promotes refolding of misfolded polypeptides especially under stressful conditions; forms two stacked rings of heptamers to form a barrel-shaped 14mer; ends can be capped by GroES; misfolded proteins enter the barrel where they are refolded when GroES binds): protein MSAKLVHYDMEARDALKQGVDKLANAVKVTLGPRGRNVVIEKSFGAPTVTKDGVTVAKEIELSNKRQNMGAQMVKEVASKTSDNAGDGTTTATVLAQSIIQTGLKNVTAGANPMELKRGIDKAVKAIVAELRNMTKPVGDSLESIKQIGTISANGDEEIGQNIADAMEKVGQDGVITVEEAKGTETYLETVEGMQFDRGYLSPYFVTDSENMVAEMEEPYILIFDKKISNMKDLLPILEKVIQTGKPLLIIAEDIEGEALATLVVNKLRGSLKIAAVKAPGFGDRRKQMLEDIAILTDGTVISEERGYKLENATLDFLGTADRVNITKDDTTIVGGQGQDDDIKARVNQIKGQIESSTSDYDREKLQERLAKLSGGVAVLNIGAASEVEMKEKKARVEDALHATRAAVEEGIVAGGGVALLRARKALESLEADNNDQKVGFDIVSRALEAPLRCIANNAGAEGSIVVQKVLEGKDGFGYNARTEKYEDLIEAGVIDPTKVTRTALENAASVAGLMLTTEALISDKPSEGDDDDDGPAGGGGMPGGGMGGGMPGGMGGMGGMM from the coding sequence ATGTCTGCAAAATTAGTTCATTACGATATGGAAGCGCGCGATGCTCTCAAGCAGGGCGTTGACAAGCTTGCGAATGCTGTCAAGGTTACCTTGGGACCGCGTGGACGAAACGTAGTAATCGAAAAATCATTTGGTGCACCAACGGTAACGAAAGATGGTGTTACTGTAGCAAAAGAGATTGAGCTGTCCAACAAGCGACAAAATATGGGTGCTCAGATGGTGAAGGAAGTTGCTTCCAAAACCAGTGACAATGCCGGTGACGGTACAACAACGGCTACCGTTCTTGCTCAGTCTATTATCCAAACGGGACTGAAGAACGTTACAGCCGGTGCTAACCCAATGGAACTTAAGCGAGGCATCGACAAAGCTGTAAAAGCTATTGTTGCTGAACTCCGCAACATGACGAAGCCCGTTGGTGATAGCCTTGAAAGTATTAAGCAAATTGGTACTATTTCTGCAAATGGTGACGAAGAAATTGGTCAGAACATTGCGGATGCAATGGAAAAAGTTGGCCAAGACGGTGTTATCACTGTTGAAGAAGCCAAAGGTACTGAAACTTACCTCGAAACGGTTGAAGGTATGCAGTTCGACCGCGGATATCTGTCACCTTATTTTGTGACTGATTCCGAGAATATGGTAGCAGAAATGGAAGAACCTTACATCCTGATCTTCGACAAGAAGATTAGCAACATGAAGGATCTGCTGCCTATCCTTGAAAAAGTAATTCAAACCGGTAAGCCGCTGCTTATCATCGCTGAAGATATTGAAGGCGAAGCACTGGCTACATTGGTTGTTAACAAGCTGCGCGGATCGCTCAAGATTGCAGCTGTTAAGGCGCCCGGATTTGGTGATCGTCGTAAGCAGATGTTGGAAGACATCGCGATCTTGACAGACGGTACCGTTATTTCTGAAGAGCGTGGATACAAGCTTGAAAATGCTACGCTTGATTTCTTAGGTACTGCTGATCGCGTCAACATCACTAAAGACGATACAACTATCGTTGGCGGACAAGGACAAGACGACGATATTAAAGCGCGTGTAAATCAGATTAAGGGACAAATTGAGTCCAGCACTTCTGATTATGATCGTGAAAAACTGCAAGAGCGCTTAGCTAAATTGAGCGGCGGTGTTGCAGTACTCAACATTGGAGCTGCTTCTGAAGTAGAAATGAAAGAGAAGAAAGCCCGTGTTGAAGACGCACTTCACGCTACTCGTGCCGCTGTAGAAGAAGGTATCGTAGCTGGTGGTGGCGTTGCGTTGCTCCGTGCTCGTAAAGCACTTGAAAGCCTCGAAGCTGATAATAATGATCAGAAAGTAGGCTTCGATATTGTAAGCCGTGCACTTGAAGCACCACTGCGATGCATTGCTAACAATGCCGGTGCTGAAGGTTCTATCGTTGTACAGAAAGTGCTTGAAGGAAAAGACGGATTCGGCTACAATGCTCGTACTGAGAAGTATGAAGATCTTATTGAGGCCGGTGTAATTGATCCTACAAAAGTAACACGTACTGCACTTGAAAATGCAGCTTCTGTTGCTGGATTAATGTTGACAACCGAAGCACTCATCTCTGACAAGCCTTCTGAAGGCGACGATGATGATGACGGACCTGCTGGCGGCGGTGGAATGCCCGGCGGCGGTATGGGAGGCGGTATGCCCGGCGGAATGGGCGGAATGGGTGGCATGATGTAA
- the rsmA gene encoding 16S rRNA (adenine(1518)-N(6)/adenine(1519)-N(6))-dimethyltransferase RsmA, producing the protein MSIRPKKSLGQHFLTDENIIQKIADAIPADEGERVIEIGPGTGALTGALLDRFEDLVAVELDQRAIEVLEQKFDDLEIHHENVLDVNWEELSIGKEKTHVVGNLPYYITSQILFSLLENRHLLTDALLMMQKEVAERLVSDIRTKDYGILSVQTQLMCTPEILFPVSRHCFSPQPNVESAIVKLTFDKGALNCSDKNLKTVVRTAFNQRRKKLSNALKPVVSKDKQPSGFDFDKRAEAWEPSEYEKLTARLVDDGILT; encoded by the coding sequence ATGAGTATACGCCCGAAAAAAAGTTTAGGACAGCATTTCTTAACCGATGAAAATATTATCCAAAAGATTGCAGATGCCATTCCTGCGGATGAAGGAGAGCGTGTTATTGAGATCGGTCCCGGGACGGGGGCATTGACAGGAGCGTTGTTAGATCGTTTTGAAGATCTGGTTGCCGTGGAGCTGGACCAGCGGGCGATAGAGGTATTGGAGCAAAAATTTGATGATTTGGAAATCCATCACGAAAACGTGTTGGATGTTAATTGGGAGGAGTTATCTATCGGAAAAGAGAAAACGCATGTGGTAGGGAATCTGCCCTATTACATTACCAGCCAGATCTTGTTTTCGCTTCTTGAAAACCGTCACTTGTTGACTGATGCCTTGCTGATGATGCAGAAAGAGGTAGCTGAGCGGTTAGTGTCTGATATCCGAACGAAAGATTACGGCATTCTCAGTGTTCAGACGCAGCTGATGTGTACCCCCGAAATTCTGTTCCCCGTATCACGACACTGTTTTAGCCCGCAGCCCAATGTGGAAAGTGCCATCGTAAAGCTGACTTTCGATAAAGGAGCACTAAACTGTTCGGATAAAAATTTGAAGACGGTAGTTCGGACGGCTTTTAATCAGCGGCGTAAAAAGTTGAGTAATGCGCTAAAGCCAGTGGTTAGTAAAGATAAGCAGCCCAGTGGTTTTGACTTTGACAAACGAGCCGAGGCCTGGGAGCCATCCGAATATGAAAAGTTGACAGCACGTCTGGTTGATGATGGCATTTTGACCTGA
- a CDS encoding DNA-binding domain-containing protein produces MSIKYALYPNHLTDDPDDHLAIVQDQKSRTIEDIIDIMISRGSTVTKADALSVIEEYESAIEKVLRDGDSIKTPLIRIRASIQGVFKDELDPFDPERHSVSLNVNAGARIRQIADDISAERVPSTLPKPSPQTCKDIASGTTNETLTPGGVGELRGSRLKVDPDDSNQGVFFIASDGSRTRAEVYIRTKPSNLMFMIPDTLTSGSYHIEVFAAVKNSSKIRSSKLNDALVVL; encoded by the coding sequence ATGTCTATTAAATACGCATTATATCCCAATCACTTAACCGACGATCCCGATGATCATCTGGCTATTGTTCAGGATCAAAAAAGTCGAACCATCGAGGATATCATTGATATAATGATTAGTCGTGGATCTACAGTGACAAAAGCCGATGCACTATCTGTCATAGAGGAGTATGAATCAGCTATTGAGAAAGTACTTAGAGACGGGGACAGCATTAAAACTCCGCTGATACGTATCAGGGCCTCGATACAAGGGGTATTCAAAGATGAATTAGATCCATTCGATCCAGAACGTCACTCTGTAAGCTTGAATGTAAATGCCGGAGCACGCATCAGACAAATTGCTGATGACATATCCGCAGAGCGTGTTCCGTCCACTCTTCCCAAGCCTTCTCCGCAGACATGTAAAGATATAGCTTCGGGTACCACTAATGAGACACTCACCCCGGGTGGCGTTGGTGAACTGCGGGGCAGTCGCCTGAAGGTAGATCCCGATGATAGCAACCAGGGCGTGTTTTTCATCGCTTCCGATGGTTCCAGAACGCGGGCCGAAGTCTATATCCGCACCAAGCCCTCTAATCTTATGTTTATGATTCCCGACACGCTGACCAGCGGCAGCTACCACATAGAAGTCTTTGCCGCTGTAAAGAACTCGTCGAAAATACGCAGTTCAAAACTCAATGACGCCTTAGTAGTTCTATAA
- a CDS encoding PQQ-binding-like beta-propeller repeat protein — MKYLIKRTDNSLILVLICAVGLFISSCASTQKAGIPISWQNNFDWENYNSAEVTETEHVIVQNKTDILIYDAKTGQEVFSDIKEKKGLLGQFGDHLKEQALGGLSTKNNVEIKYWHYTLPDSKVLLLFDRSDDEGGVRAIDLESGRELWNNQNLQWNLEEYRNLAEGITELAAKVSLGSGATAGIASEVLLQTRAIQSMIMEVPEKDAFLFRTVDGALHLLNSKTGSLLWKTGQFSSTGVAAVQYLKQSDDLLVAGDMGNLKDLIKTIDSNETVKQLHRIDAESGAMKWASKYKGREDQLAYLELRDQLALLYFSGGSLEFFNVKDGTRLFGTRDEFGMGDAKVASAVSSTNTLETVKTAMPVIDGNEVYAINPTGKMNSFALDDKVVTKFNYKTGELLWTSPVLEKTPDVHDIHLTNKSVIITIPGGGNVVGGSKQAGLYAFDKESGKPHWHFGDQLGKKYIPNMLPVESHIWTGGDNALYKLNMENGELITDHQFDEYDLGNISVIQKTARNELALIGSKGMGLLDSEMPDSVYYGDIDGRVRDWVGNDSRLLIKGEKVLSSRETLYVFDLNDNTLITDLTLTFPSKKVYGDLAARGYIAVDNFRKVLTINENGIKAFQL, encoded by the coding sequence ATGAAATATTTAATTAAGAGAACTGATAATAGCCTAATTTTAGTATTAATATGTGCAGTTGGATTGTTTATTAGTAGCTGTGCATCTACTCAAAAAGCAGGGATACCTATATCATGGCAAAATAATTTTGATTGGGAAAACTATAATAGTGCAGAAGTTACAGAGACCGAGCATGTTATTGTGCAAAACAAAACGGATATTCTTATTTATGATGCTAAAACAGGACAAGAAGTTTTTAGCGATATAAAAGAGAAAAAAGGATTGCTGGGGCAGTTCGGCGATCACCTAAAAGAGCAGGCGCTGGGGGGGCTTTCAACTAAAAATAATGTCGAGATTAAGTACTGGCACTATACGCTTCCCGATTCAAAAGTATTGTTATTGTTTGATCGTTCCGATGATGAAGGAGGGGTTCGGGCTATCGATCTGGAATCAGGTAGGGAGCTTTGGAACAACCAAAATTTACAATGGAATCTTGAGGAGTATCGGAATCTGGCAGAAGGGATTACGGAATTAGCGGCGAAAGTATCGCTTGGCAGTGGTGCTACGGCTGGTATTGCATCTGAAGTATTATTACAGACCCGGGCCATTCAAAGTATGATCATGGAAGTTCCTGAAAAGGACGCATTTTTGTTTAGAACAGTAGATGGCGCTTTGCATCTGCTTAATTCGAAAACTGGCAGTTTGTTATGGAAAACAGGTCAATTTAGCAGTACCGGGGTAGCTGCCGTTCAATATCTTAAACAGAGTGATGATTTATTAGTAGCCGGGGATATGGGGAACCTGAAGGACCTTATTAAGACGATAGATTCAAACGAAACGGTAAAGCAGTTACATCGTATTGATGCCGAGAGTGGAGCAATGAAATGGGCTTCAAAATATAAGGGACGTGAAGATCAGTTAGCATATTTGGAGTTACGGGACCAATTAGCTTTGCTTTATTTTAGTGGTGGCTCACTGGAATTTTTTAATGTAAAAGACGGGACGCGCCTATTTGGAACACGTGATGAATTTGGGATGGGAGATGCCAAAGTTGCCAGTGCTGTATCATCAACCAATACCTTAGAAACAGTTAAAACGGCCATGCCGGTTATTGACGGAAATGAGGTTTATGCTATTAACCCAACGGGGAAGATGAATTCTTTTGCCCTGGATGATAAAGTGGTCACCAAATTTAATTACAAAACCGGTGAACTCCTGTGGACGTCACCGGTCCTTGAAAAGACCCCTGATGTACATGATATCCACCTGACCAATAAATCCGTTATTATTACGATTCCCGGTGGAGGAAATGTCGTTGGGGGATCTAAACAAGCCGGCTTATATGCTTTTGATAAAGAATCGGGTAAGCCGCATTGGCATTTTGGTGATCAGTTAGGGAAAAAATATATTCCGAATATGTTGCCGGTTGAAAGCCATATATGGACGGGGGGCGATAATGCATTGTATAAATTGAATATGGAAAATGGTGAGTTGATAACTGATCACCAGTTTGATGAATATGATCTGGGTAATATCAGTGTGATTCAGAAAACAGCCCGGAACGAGCTTGCTCTCATTGGCTCAAAGGGAATGGGGTTGTTAGACAGTGAAATGCCCGATTCGGTCTATTATGGCGATATTGATGGTCGTGTTAGAGACTGGGTGGGCAATGATAGCAGATTGTTAATAAAAGGTGAAAAAGTACTATCCAGCCGCGAAACGTTATATGTTTTCGATTTAAATGATAACACACTTATTACAGATTTGACCTTAACGTTCCCAAGTAAAAAAGTATATGGAGATTTGGCTGCCCGTGGTTATATCGCGGTTGATAATTTTAGAAAAGTGCTAACAATTAATGAGAATGGGATAAAGGCGTTTCAGCTGTAA